Proteins encoded within one genomic window of Amorphoplanes friuliensis DSM 7358:
- a CDS encoding ArsR/SmtB family transcription factor, giving the protein MSLTNPFGDLQVTDPQAMRALAHPVRLAILSFLQRNGPATATVLSPHVGATPSVTSWHLRHLAGFGLVTDADPDEVPGDRRQRWWKAKARGFSVSAGEDPESTAAARVLGNQLAAVAQQQVSDWVTDVAPGLPGEWARASGISNTSVPLTSEELTRLSAQIDELIAPYVHRAEADAPAGARVVRILRHYLPSASDLGDNS; this is encoded by the coding sequence ATGTCTCTCACGAATCCGTTCGGCGATCTGCAGGTCACCGACCCCCAGGCGATGCGGGCGCTCGCCCACCCCGTGCGCCTGGCGATCCTGTCGTTCCTGCAGCGCAACGGGCCTGCGACGGCGACCGTTCTGTCGCCGCACGTCGGCGCGACGCCGTCGGTGACGAGCTGGCACCTGCGGCACCTGGCCGGCTTCGGCCTGGTCACCGACGCCGACCCGGACGAGGTGCCCGGCGACCGCCGGCAGCGGTGGTGGAAGGCGAAAGCGCGCGGTTTCTCGGTGTCCGCCGGCGAGGATCCGGAGTCGACGGCCGCAGCCCGGGTTCTCGGCAATCAGCTCGCCGCGGTGGCCCAGCAGCAGGTCAGCGACTGGGTGACCGACGTGGCGCCCGGGCTGCCGGGCGAGTGGGCCAGGGCGTCCGGCATCTCCAACACGAGCGTCCCGCTGACGAGCGAGGAACTGACCCGCCTCAGCGCACAGATCGACGAGCTGATCGCGCCGTACGTCCACCGCGCCGAGGCGGACGCACCCGCCGGTGCTCGAGTGGTCCGCATCCTGCGCCACTACCTGCCCTCGGCCTCGGACCTCGGGGACAACTCGTGA
- a CDS encoding DUF6886 family protein — protein sequence MRPAAGQVLHFSEDPSITTFAPHVAATAQQPEAYVWGLDAVQAPAYWFPRDCPRVLAWPGPETSAEDSRRLGDERVHAIEYAWLPALQSVRLWAYRFDAGAFEPFGTPYPHAMVATTTVTPLGPAEPVGDLLALHEAAGIQLRLVANLWAFMDEVAGSSLRFSGIRLRNAAARK from the coding sequence ATGCGTCCTGCCGCCGGTCAGGTCCTGCACTTCTCCGAGGACCCCAGCATCACGACCTTCGCGCCACACGTCGCGGCCACGGCGCAGCAGCCCGAGGCGTACGTGTGGGGGCTCGACGCGGTGCAGGCGCCCGCGTACTGGTTTCCGCGTGACTGCCCGCGGGTGCTGGCCTGGCCCGGTCCCGAGACCTCGGCCGAGGACAGCCGCCGGCTGGGTGACGAGCGCGTGCATGCGATCGAGTACGCCTGGCTGCCCGCACTGCAGTCGGTGCGCCTGTGGGCGTACAGGTTCGACGCCGGGGCGTTCGAGCCGTTCGGTACGCCGTACCCGCATGCGATGGTGGCGACGACGACGGTGACTCCGCTCGGGCCGGCCGAACCTGTCGGTGACCTGCTGGCCCTGCACGAGGCAGCCGGTATCCAGCTGCGCCTGGTCGCGAATCTGTGGGCGTTCATGGACGAGGTTGCCGGGAGCTCGTTGCGGTTCAGTGGGATACGGCTGCGGAACGCCGCTGCGCGAAAGTGA
- a CDS encoding STAS domain-containing protein: protein MTDTRSDVAVLRLSGELDADTSAKLHDLLAELLERPVPKIVVDLSDLKFCDSVGLSAFITAKQVITARGGWLSFAGANQFLVGLLETVGLSRYFAIFPEVDDAIAAGQM, encoded by the coding sequence GTGACTGACACCCGCTCTGATGTCGCCGTGCTGCGCCTGAGTGGTGAGCTCGACGCCGACACCTCCGCCAAACTGCACGACCTGCTCGCGGAGCTGCTGGAACGCCCGGTCCCCAAGATCGTCGTGGACCTCAGTGATCTGAAGTTCTGCGACTCCGTGGGTCTCAGTGCCTTCATCACCGCCAAACAGGTCATCACCGCGCGGGGTGGGTGGCTGAGCTTCGCGGGTGCCAATCAGTTCCTGGTCGGTCTGCTGGAGACAGTGGGTCTGAGCAGGTACTTCGCCATCTTCCCCGAGGTCGACGACGCGATCGCCGCCGGTCAGATGTAG